A region of Litoribacterium kuwaitense DNA encodes the following proteins:
- a CDS encoding carbohydrate ABC transporter permease, whose product MRRFSLSDKTFDIINTSFLLVIVVMITYPLIFVLSASISDPLAVSSGEMWLWPTGITFEGYQRVFENDAIWTGYRNTIFYTVLGTILHLIVLIPCGYALSRKELMAKTFFVWFILFTMLFSGGLIPTYMVVKSLGMVDTVWALVIPNIVGAWGILVARAFFKQTIPYELVEASKIDGASDFAIFFKVVIPLSLPIIAVMALFHGVGLWNQYFNALIYLSDENMFPLQLILRQILIVNEVGQEGAMEVGQLQSLVDQVKTASLIKYAVMIVSSLPLLLIYPFLQRFFVKGVLIGSVKE is encoded by the coding sequence ATGCGGCGATTTAGTTTATCTGACAAAACTTTTGACATAATAAATACCTCTTTCTTACTGGTGATTGTTGTTATGATCACTTATCCGCTGATTTTTGTACTAAGTGCATCAATTAGTGATCCCTTGGCAGTGAGTTCTGGAGAAATGTGGCTGTGGCCAACTGGTATTACCTTTGAAGGTTATCAGCGTGTGTTTGAAAATGACGCCATTTGGACTGGATACAGAAATACGATTTTTTATACTGTTCTCGGGACAATCTTACATTTGATCGTACTCATCCCATGTGGTTATGCGCTATCAAGAAAAGAGCTCATGGCTAAGACGTTTTTTGTTTGGTTTATTTTATTTACAATGCTGTTTAGTGGCGGTCTTATTCCAACGTATATGGTTGTTAAATCGTTGGGGATGGTCGACACTGTGTGGGCGCTTGTCATACCGAACATTGTCGGTGCTTGGGGAATACTCGTGGCACGTGCTTTTTTTAAACAAACCATTCCATATGAATTAGTAGAGGCTTCTAAAATCGACGGTGCTTCTGATTTTGCGATCTTTTTTAAAGTCGTCATTCCATTATCATTACCTATCATTGCTGTCATGGCTCTTTTCCATGGCGTCGGTTTATGGAATCAATATTTTAATGCCTTGATATATCTTTCCGACGAAAATATGTTTCCGTTACAGCTGATTCTTAGACAGATTCTCATCGTCAATGAGGTTGGACAGGAAGGCGCCATGGAAGTAGGGCAATTGCAATCGCTCGTAGACCAAGTCAAAACAGCTTCCTTGATTAAATACGCTGTCATGATTGTATCTTCCTTGCCACTTTTACTCATTTATCCATTTTTACAAAGGTTTTTTGTTAAAGGGGTCTTAATTGGTTCAGTGAAAGAATAA
- a CDS encoding type II toxin-antitoxin system PemK/MazF family toxin yields MSRKEKMEKLAEDRRNADQGDFFFVGIYLSNGKPTKRPVFVVGKRLDSNDSKDVIVCMCTTKPKRSKYDIEVTFREKSVVRTNKIYTVSKELLLFKLPQRLEKHEVRKIVSSANKAIKLK; encoded by the coding sequence ATGAGTCGTAAGGAGAAGATGGAAAAACTCGCTGAAGATCGGCGAAATGCTGATCAAGGCGATTTTTTCTTTGTCGGCATATACCTCTCAAATGGTAAGCCTACGAAAAGACCTGTATTTGTGGTTGGGAAAAGACTCGATTCAAATGACTCAAAAGATGTTATCGTATGTATGTGCACCACTAAACCTAAAAGAAGCAAGTATGACATAGAAGTAACTTTTAGAGAGAAGTCAGTTGTGAGAACTAATAAGATCTACACGGTTAGCAAAGAGCTTCTTTTGTTTAAATTACCCCAACGTTTAGAAAAACATGAAGTGAGAAAAATTGTGTCGTCTGCAAACAAAGCCATTAAACTGAAATAG
- a CDS encoding ATP-binding protein, translating to MDQQWLQRIVDNLFQNVLRHAHEGKYVGVQSERVAGGLMVNITDHGPGLKALSKASGAHVGLSIVRVMAEKMDIRFSITSDEHGTKATLFFPELLYSKNG from the coding sequence ATTGATCAGCAATGGCTGCAACGAATCGTTGACAACCTTTTTCAAAACGTTTTACGGCACGCTCATGAAGGCAAATATGTAGGCGTTCAATCTGAAAGGGTGGCTGGAGGACTGATGGTCAATATCACCGATCACGGTCCGGGACTAAAAGCTTTATCAAAAGCGAGCGGTGCCCACGTCGGCTTGTCTATCGTAAGGGTCATGGCAGAAAAAATGGATATCCGCTTCTCGATCACATCTGACGAACACGGTACAAAAGCTACCCTCTTTTTTCCAGAGCTACTTTACTCTAAAAACGGATAG
- a CDS encoding sensor histidine kinase yields the protein MKFHQSLLARYMLLIISAILFIPFIMPFLYIIIAYVISPLGEPPQRTTGDDIEEFWHEQVTAINSPESDMNTLQHVVAERFSEARVYWIDAEGYTRGIEPLPEGVPSQWSAGDTAAFMKKRTGYDADPFTVVSFFQNDPAQGMAIIEMERASLKISNQPLSGAYESLYLVLIIFVLVLFIIFSGLFFYRIRKRLLTLQRAMQTRDEDTGLPHVIRQGKKDEIGLLENSFNEMIFEIQTSQQREKEEETLRRSLIANISHDLRTPLTALRGQLFRLKKETHGENAQETITRMDDKISYIDALVDNLLSYALLSSNKYPFHPSSQDVSRRLRESIADWYPVFEKEGFHIEIILSEAPF from the coding sequence ATGAAATTTCACCAGTCATTGCTCGCGCGCTATATGCTGCTGATCATTTCTGCCATTTTATTTATTCCGTTCATTATGCCGTTCCTCTATATCATTATCGCTTACGTAATTTCTCCTTTAGGAGAACCACCACAACGCACAACAGGAGATGACATCGAGGAATTCTGGCACGAGCAAGTCACTGCCATTAACTCTCCCGAAAGCGACATGAACACATTACAGCACGTGGTTGCTGAAAGATTTAGCGAAGCGAGGGTTTATTGGATTGACGCTGAAGGCTATACACGCGGCATCGAACCGCTTCCGGAAGGTGTCCCCAGCCAGTGGTCAGCTGGAGATACGGCCGCTTTTATGAAAAAACGTACAGGGTATGATGCTGATCCTTTTACAGTCGTCAGTTTTTTTCAAAACGACCCTGCCCAAGGGATGGCCATCATTGAAATGGAGCGCGCCTCTTTAAAAATATCAAATCAACCCCTCTCTGGCGCCTATGAATCCCTTTATCTCGTGCTCATTATTTTCGTGCTCGTCTTATTCATTATTTTTTCCGGTTTGTTTTTCTATCGCATTCGGAAGCGCCTCCTGACATTGCAGCGGGCGATGCAAACGAGAGATGAAGACACCGGCCTCCCTCATGTGATTCGACAAGGGAAAAAAGACGAGATTGGTCTCCTGGAAAATTCTTTTAATGAAATGATTTTTGAAATTCAGACGAGTCAACAACGGGAAAAAGAAGAAGAAACACTAAGACGATCGCTGATTGCCAACATTTCACACGATCTAAGAACACCTTTAACAGCACTAAGGGGACAACTCTTTCGCTTAAAAAAAGAAACGCACGGGGAAAATGCACAGGAAACCATCACACGCATGGACGATAAAATATCTTATATTGATGCGTTGGTTGATAATTTGCTGTCTTATGCACTGCTCTCAAGCAACAAATACCCTTTTCACCCTTCGTCACAAGATGTATCAAGAAGGTTGCGCGAAAGTATTGCCGATTGGTATCCTGTCTTTGAAAAAGAAGGCTTCCACATTGAAATCATTCTCTCAGAAGCACCTTTTTAG
- a CDS encoding ABC transporter ATP-binding protein, with protein MKVEHVIETKGLVKTIGSKNVVNNVDIKVKEGDIYGFLGPNGAGKTTTLRMLLGLIKPSEGQISILGNQVSKDRVEVLKQVGSLIETPSYYGHLSAYENLDILCTLRGLPASAIDEVLNIVDLTKEANRPVKGFSLGMKQRLGIAAALLGEPRLLILDEPTNGLDPAGIQEIRELIRTLPEKGMTVIVSSHLLSEIDQMATQVGILHEGRMLFEGTIEAFRARSSKTIRLRVNNQDKAMQFLENHGFQPRNQEEWIVIRAIQDEELALIIRFLVEVGLSIYRVEEQAQSLESIFLEMTEKGAAGDVEML; from the coding sequence ATGAAGGTGGAACATGTGATTGAAACAAAAGGATTGGTCAAAACCATTGGGTCAAAAAACGTCGTCAACAACGTTGATATTAAAGTTAAGGAAGGCGACATTTACGGATTTTTAGGTCCGAATGGTGCAGGGAAAACGACGACTTTGAGAATGTTGCTAGGGCTGATCAAGCCGAGTGAAGGACAGATTTCTATTTTAGGGAACCAGGTGTCCAAGGATCGAGTAGAGGTACTTAAACAAGTTGGCTCATTGATCGAAACCCCTTCTTATTATGGACATTTGAGTGCCTATGAAAACTTGGATATCCTTTGTACGTTGAGAGGGCTTCCTGCGTCTGCCATTGATGAGGTTCTCAATATCGTTGATTTAACGAAGGAAGCGAATCGTCCCGTGAAAGGATTTTCTTTAGGAATGAAGCAGCGACTCGGGATTGCCGCGGCACTCTTAGGTGAGCCACGCCTTCTAATTCTCGATGAGCCGACAAATGGGCTCGATCCAGCAGGCATTCAAGAAATTCGTGAACTGATTCGAACCTTGCCGGAAAAAGGAATGACTGTCATTGTGTCCAGTCACTTGCTTTCGGAAATTGACCAGATGGCGACGCAGGTCGGCATTTTACATGAGGGAAGAATGCTGTTTGAAGGGACCATCGAAGCATTTCGGGCTCGTTCATCTAAAACGATTCGTCTGCGCGTCAACAATCAAGATAAGGCAATGCAATTCCTTGAAAATCATGGATTTCAGCCGCGGAATCAAGAGGAATGGATTGTCATTCGTGCCATTCAGGATGAGGAGTTAGCGTTGATCATTCGTTTTCTCGTGGAGGTCGGCCTGTCTATTTATCGCGTCGAGGAGCAAGCCCAGTCGTTAGAATCGATCTTTCTTGAAATGACCGAGAAAGGGGCAGCGGGCGATGTGGAAATGCTTTAA
- a CDS encoding ABC transporter permease has translation MWKCFKAEWLKTKRHGLWILLFLGPAGVIGLESLNFLLRYDWLTHIYEEHLWQGVLWEVSALAVPSILLGACLLTSILASVEHQGDQWKQLYALPLFRWRLYLAKWLVSICLMLLAGAGLAVGTYILGGTLGFGWEKAPLVSIVTYSFFPILGAMPVLSLQLWLSVAIKNQALPLVVGSLGMIVGMSMREVSFVFWGWPRAVMIMEDKQLMVLTMAVSVSMIILFASLIYVSKKEVSS, from the coding sequence ATGTGGAAATGCTTTAAAGCTGAATGGCTCAAGACTAAACGGCACGGATTATGGATTTTGCTGTTCCTTGGACCGGCAGGCGTGATCGGGTTGGAAAGTCTTAACTTTCTCCTCCGGTACGATTGGCTGACACATATCTATGAAGAGCATTTGTGGCAGGGTGTGCTGTGGGAAGTGAGTGCTCTGGCTGTGCCGTCAATTTTGTTAGGGGCTTGTTTGCTGACATCGATCTTGGCAAGTGTCGAGCATCAAGGTGATCAATGGAAACAGCTTTATGCCCTGCCCCTGTTTCGGTGGCGTCTTTACCTAGCAAAATGGTTGGTTTCCATATGTTTAATGCTTCTAGCGGGTGCAGGGCTTGCAGTGGGGACGTATATCCTTGGCGGGACGCTCGGGTTTGGCTGGGAAAAGGCTCCCCTAGTCTCGATCGTTACGTATAGTTTTTTCCCCATACTTGGAGCGATGCCAGTGCTCTCGCTTCAATTGTGGCTGTCCGTGGCCATTAAAAATCAGGCGCTTCCGTTAGTGGTAGGTTCGCTCGGAATGATTGTTGGAATGTCTATGAGGGAAGTGTCGTTCGTATTTTGGGGATGGCCGAGGGCTGTGATGATTATGGAAGACAAACAACTAATGGTTTTAACGATGGCAGTTAGCGTTTCAATGATCATTTTGTTCGCTAGCCTCATATACGTATCGAAAAAGGAGGTCTCTTCATGA
- a CDS encoding ABC transporter permease yields MRRLWMSEWKKLKRSKVISLCTIGGIIGLIIMGFSSMPIDVPNGLREAFILRFSFTVLPYGLLFFPLLTGVLAAFLCRFEHLAGGWRQLMSLPVKKPYVFIVKWLVMISLLGVSQLIFGAGVVAGAYVGPLNGHVEWQSLSVALVLSWLAVWPLAALQLLLSMAWKSFAASFAVNVMAVLPNILIVNSEDFGPFYPWAQPFLAMVFSADLPSFMADRTTLLLVVTVGFITCMAAGIGYTLRKAY; encoded by the coding sequence ATGAGACGGCTGTGGATGTCAGAGTGGAAAAAGCTTAAGCGCTCAAAGGTGATCTCCCTTTGCACTATCGGAGGCATCATCGGCTTGATCATCATGGGTTTTTCATCTATGCCGATAGACGTTCCCAATGGCTTGCGCGAGGCGTTTATTCTACGCTTTTCTTTTACAGTACTGCCTTATGGCTTATTATTTTTTCCGTTGCTTACAGGCGTTCTGGCCGCTTTTTTATGTCGGTTCGAGCACCTTGCTGGAGGATGGCGACAGCTTATGTCTCTCCCGGTGAAAAAGCCGTATGTTTTTATTGTCAAATGGTTAGTCATGATTAGTTTATTAGGCGTGAGTCAGCTGATATTTGGTGCTGGTGTCGTTGCGGGCGCATATGTAGGACCGTTGAACGGTCATGTTGAATGGCAAAGCTTAAGTGTAGCGTTAGTGCTCAGCTGGTTAGCTGTCTGGCCGTTAGCTGCCCTGCAGCTTCTTTTATCAATGGCCTGGAAGAGTTTTGCGGCTTCGTTTGCAGTAAATGTCATGGCGGTTTTGCCGAACATTCTCATCGTTAACTCCGAAGACTTTGGCCCATTCTACCCGTGGGCACAACCTTTTTTAGCGATGGTGTTTAGTGCAGATTTGCCAAGTTTTATGGCTGATCGAACGACACTTCTTCTTGTAGTGACCGTTGGCTTTATCACATGCATGGCAGCAGGGATCGGTTATACGCTGCGGAAGGCGTACTGA
- a CDS encoding tetratricopeptide repeat-containing glycosyltransferase family 2 protein: protein MIEISLCMIVKNEEEVLGDCLESVKGIADEINILDTGSTDRTKEVAARFTDRIYDFEWVDHFAKARNAAFAKATKPYILWLDADDLLLEKDRVKLLALKKQLAPEVDAVSMFYHTMFDENGNVSFEYRRNRLVKRENGFRWHGAVHEYLAVGGHIVESDIAITHQKNKKTNQLPKDRNLKIYERMLEKNEEMTPRDLYYFANELKDHQQAERSNQFYEKFLQTKNGWVEDKIRACLCMSDNYKQQGDKEAALHAVLRSFSYEIPRPQHSCEVGDYFIEREQFDIAAFWYRHALSYEGKELPGFNMLAFSSWYPALQLVVCYWRLNDLKMAKKYHKISKKYQPTHPSVLHNESFLKGN, encoded by the coding sequence ATGATTGAAATCAGCCTATGTATGATTGTCAAAAATGAAGAAGAAGTTTTAGGGGATTGTTTAGAATCTGTCAAAGGCATTGCTGACGAAATTAATATTTTGGACACCGGATCGACCGATCGAACGAAAGAGGTGGCCGCACGATTTACCGATCGCATCTATGATTTTGAATGGGTCGATCACTTTGCAAAAGCACGTAACGCAGCGTTTGCGAAAGCGACGAAGCCATACATATTATGGCTAGATGCAGATGATCTATTGCTTGAAAAAGACCGGGTGAAGTTGTTGGCATTAAAAAAACAGTTAGCCCCCGAGGTCGATGCGGTCTCCATGTTTTATCATACAATGTTTGATGAGAACGGTAACGTGAGCTTTGAGTATCGAAGAAATCGTTTAGTGAAACGCGAAAATGGGTTTCGGTGGCATGGGGCGGTTCATGAATATTTAGCCGTTGGCGGCCATATTGTAGAGTCTGACATCGCGATTACCCATCAAAAAAACAAAAAGACAAATCAATTGCCAAAAGACCGAAACTTAAAGATCTACGAGCGGATGCTCGAAAAAAACGAAGAAATGACGCCGCGTGACTTGTATTATTTTGCCAATGAATTAAAAGATCATCAACAAGCTGAACGGTCTAACCAGTTCTATGAAAAATTTTTGCAGACGAAGAATGGGTGGGTTGAGGACAAGATACGCGCATGTTTATGCATGTCCGACAATTATAAGCAACAAGGAGATAAAGAAGCCGCTTTACACGCCGTACTGCGGTCTTTCTCATACGAAATTCCACGGCCACAGCATAGTTGTGAAGTCGGGGACTATTTTATTGAAAGAGAACAATTTGACATCGCTGCTTTTTGGTACCGCCACGCACTTTCTTACGAAGGAAAAGAACTGCCCGGATTTAATATGCTTGCTTTTTCTTCCTGGTATCCAGCGCTTCAGCTCGTCGTTTGCTATTGGCGGTTAAACGACTTAAAAATGGCTAAAAAGTATCATAAGATTTCAAAAAAATATCAGCCGACGCACCCGAGCGTGCTTCATAACGAAAGCTTTTTGAAAGGAAATTGA
- a CDS encoding amidase domain-containing protein: MQEALQSIWTERLHILTGKKAEGDQEYLRIRESLGKRDMQLVKANVSVHTSDQKPDSADHLPYQAHIHWLYQGKSGRYYKEERVEPRVFTKGEDIPSQHVAENREALPVLLGNTDETIRSSRFHYDRREAVRYADMWWNSYNPAYRMFEVDCTNYISQCLRAGGAPMRGQPDRAQGWWYTHDNWSYSWAVAHSMRWYLSGSTSGLRGIEVESPLELHLGDVICYDFDGNGRWDHNTIVTNFDEYGEPLVNAHTYNSRNRYWAYEDSTAYTPNIQYKFFHIV; this comes from the coding sequence ATGCAAGAAGCATTACAATCGATTTGGACAGAGCGGCTTCATATACTTACAGGGAAAAAAGCCGAGGGCGATCAGGAATACTTACGCATTCGGGAGTCATTAGGAAAACGTGACATGCAGCTCGTAAAAGCAAACGTGTCTGTTCATACATCTGACCAAAAGCCGGATTCGGCAGACCATTTACCTTACCAAGCTCACATCCATTGGCTGTATCAAGGGAAAAGTGGTCGCTATTATAAAGAAGAACGCGTTGAGCCAAGAGTATTTACGAAAGGAGAAGACATCCCCAGTCAACACGTGGCTGAAAACAGAGAAGCACTTCCGGTTTTATTGGGAAATACAGACGAAACAATCAGGTCGTCCAGATTTCACTACGATCGGCGCGAGGCTGTCCGTTATGCAGACATGTGGTGGAATAGTTACAACCCTGCCTATCGTATGTTTGAAGTCGACTGCACAAATTATATATCGCAATGTTTACGTGCAGGTGGGGCACCGATGCGGGGACAGCCAGACCGCGCGCAAGGGTGGTGGTATACACATGACAATTGGAGCTATAGCTGGGCCGTCGCCCACTCAATGCGTTGGTATTTAAGTGGTTCGACATCAGGGCTAAGAGGGATTGAGGTTGAATCACCGCTTGAATTACACCTCGGTGATGTGATTTGTTATGACTTTGATGGGAATGGGCGGTGGGATCACAATACCATTGTGACGAATTTTGATGAATATGGTGAGCCGCTCGTCAACGCGCATACGTACAACAGTCGAAATCGGTATTGGGCTTACGAAGATTCAACAGCGTACACGCCGAACATTCAATATAAATTTTTTCATATCGTGTAA
- the trmL gene encoding tRNA (uridine(34)/cytosine(34)/5-carboxymethylaminomethyluridine(34)-2'-O)-methyltransferase TrmL, whose protein sequence is MANHIVLYQPEIPSNTGNIARTCAATQTPLHLVRPLGFSTEDRMLKRAGVDYWDFVDIHYHDSLDEVFSTLAGADFYLLTKHGKQFYSDFSFDQPRDQVFIFGKESTGLPPEVIKAHEDKCLRMPMTGEVRALNLSNVACVMIYEAMRQQGFPDME, encoded by the coding sequence GTGGCGAACCATATCGTTTTATATCAGCCAGAAATCCCTTCCAATACAGGGAATATAGCCAGAACGTGTGCGGCGACGCAAACACCGCTTCATTTAGTTCGGCCGTTAGGATTTTCGACAGAAGACCGCATGTTGAAACGCGCGGGTGTAGATTATTGGGATTTTGTAGATATTCATTACCATGACAGCTTAGACGAAGTTTTTTCCACGCTCGCTGGTGCCGATTTTTATCTGCTGACAAAGCATGGAAAACAATTTTATAGTGACTTTTCATTTGATCAGCCACGGGACCAAGTCTTTATTTTTGGCAAAGAATCGACTGGATTGCCACCCGAAGTGATAAAAGCGCATGAAGACAAATGCTTACGCATGCCTATGACAGGCGAGGTGCGGGCATTAAACTTGTCAAATGTCGCTTGCGTCATGATCTACGAAGCGATGCGGCAGCAGGGTTTTCCTGACATGGAATAA
- a CDS encoding PrkA family serine protein kinase, translating into MSILKKIQESRIKEQELEWEGTFAEYLEIVKERPEVAQSAHSRIYHMIKDAGITEKDGKKVYHFFEDQLFGIEDSLERLVEEYFHPAAKRLDVRKRILLLMGPVSGGKSTLVTILKRGLEKYSHTDRGAIYAIKGCPMHEDPLHLVPQHLREDFYKEYGVRIEGNLSPLNMMRLEEEYNGKIEDVKVERVLLSEEKRKGVGTFSPSDPKSQDIADLTGSIDFSTIAEYGSESDPRAYRFDGELNKANRGLMEFQEMLKCDEKFLWHLLSLTQEGNFKAGRFALISADEMIVAHTNEAEYNSFISNKKNEALQSRMIVMAMPYNLKLDEEEKIYQKMIAESDMAHVHIAPHTLKVAAMFTILTRLEESKKSGADLLKKLKLYNGEEIEGFNEVDIEELQQEFPNEGMSGIDPRYVINRISSCIIRKDVPVVNALDVLRSIKDGLYNHASISEDDRERYLNFISMARHEYDEIAKKEVQKAFVYSYEESAKTLMDNYLDNVEAYCNKNKLRDPLTGEEMNPDEKLMRSIEEQIGISENAKKSFREEILIRISAYARKGKKFDYQSHERLQEAIQKKLFADLKDVVKITTSTKTPDEQQLKKINDVIARLTDQHGYNSTSANDLLRYVGSLLNR; encoded by the coding sequence ATGAGTATACTGAAAAAAATTCAAGAATCCAGAATAAAAGAACAAGAGCTCGAATGGGAAGGCACATTTGCTGAGTATTTGGAAATTGTGAAGGAACGTCCTGAAGTCGCTCAATCCGCTCATTCCCGCATTTATCATATGATTAAAGATGCTGGCATTACCGAAAAAGATGGGAAAAAAGTGTATCATTTCTTCGAAGATCAGCTTTTTGGCATTGAAGATTCTTTGGAGAGGCTTGTTGAGGAATACTTTCATCCAGCTGCGAAACGTCTTGACGTTAGAAAACGGATTTTGCTGCTGATGGGGCCTGTCAGTGGTGGAAAATCGACGCTCGTGACGATACTGAAGCGTGGACTTGAAAAATACTCTCACACTGATCGCGGTGCTATCTATGCGATTAAAGGCTGTCCAATGCACGAGGATCCACTGCATCTCGTTCCACAGCACTTACGGGAAGACTTTTATAAAGAGTACGGCGTTCGTATTGAAGGCAATTTATCGCCCTTAAATATGATGCGTCTCGAAGAAGAATATAACGGTAAGATTGAAGACGTTAAAGTCGAACGAGTGCTTTTGTCTGAAGAAAAGCGCAAAGGTGTCGGGACGTTCTCGCCTTCCGATCCAAAATCTCAGGACATTGCCGATCTAACCGGCAGTATCGATTTTTCAACGATTGCTGAATATGGCTCAGAATCAGACCCTCGGGCGTATCGTTTTGACGGTGAACTCAACAAAGCCAATCGAGGACTCATGGAATTTCAAGAAATGCTCAAGTGTGATGAAAAATTCCTTTGGCACCTGCTTTCATTAACTCAGGAGGGAAATTTTAAAGCCGGTCGCTTTGCGCTCATCAGTGCAGACGAAATGATCGTTGCGCACACGAATGAAGCCGAATACAATTCGTTTATTAGCAATAAGAAAAATGAAGCCCTACAATCAAGAATGATCGTTATGGCAATGCCTTACAACCTTAAGCTTGATGAAGAAGAAAAGATTTACCAAAAAATGATTGCCGAAAGTGATATGGCCCATGTCCATATTGCGCCACATACATTAAAAGTTGCAGCCATGTTTACGATTCTCACCCGTCTGGAAGAATCGAAAAAGTCCGGTGCAGACTTGCTGAAGAAATTAAAGCTGTACAATGGTGAGGAGATCGAAGGCTTTAACGAAGTCGATATTGAGGAATTACAGCAGGAGTTTCCGAACGAAGGAATGAGCGGGATTGACCCACGCTATGTCATCAATCGGATCTCCTCGTGTATTATCCGAAAAGACGTCCCTGTCGTGAACGCGTTAGATGTACTAAGAAGCATTAAGGATGGCTTATACAATCATGCCTCCATTTCCGAAGACGATCGGGAGCGCTATTTAAATTTTATCTCGATGGCGCGGCATGAGTACGATGAAATTGCGAAAAAAGAAGTGCAAAAAGCATTTGTCTATTCATACGAGGAATCAGCGAAAACGCTTATGGACAATTATTTAGACAATGTCGAAGCCTATTGCAACAAAAATAAGCTTCGAGACCCACTGACAGGCGAGGAAATGAATCCAGATGAAAAGCTAATGCGATCTATTGAAGAACAAATCGGCATATCTGAAAATGCGAAAAAGTCGTTTCGCGAAGAAATACTCATCCGAATTTCAGCATACGCTCGCAAAGGCAAAAAGTTCGATTATCAATCGCACGAACGTTTACAAGAAGCGATACAGAAAAAACTCTTTGCCGATTTAAAAGACGTTGTAAAAATTACGACGTCAACGAAAACACCAGATGAGCAACAATTAAAGAAAATTAATGACGTCATAGCTCGTCTTACCGATCAGCATGGGTATAACTCGACGTCTGCGAATGATTTGCTCCGCTATGTCGGAAGCTTGCTCAATCGTTAA
- the yhbH gene encoding sporulation protein YhbH, producing MKEKAASWVISEEDWSLHRKGHDDQMRHQEKVKEAIKNNLPDLITEENIIMSNGRDVVKIPIRSLDEYRIRYNSEKNKHVGQGDGDSQVGDVIARDGSQKGNGQGSGAGESEGEDYYEAEVSLLDLEEALFKELELPNLEEKDEKEETIEDIAFTDIRKTGLMGNIDKKRTMMQAFKRNALQGKPAFHPIYPEDLRFKTWDEVIKPDSRAVVLAMMDVSGSMGLWEKYMARSFFFWMTRFLRTKYETVEIVFIAHHTKAKVVTEEEFFQRGESGGTICSSAYLKALELIDDQYSPSSYNIYPFHISDGDNLTSDNPRCVKLVNELMSVSNMFGYGEVNQYQRHSTLMSAYRHIDHPKYRHYILKRKADVFSAMKHFFTNEQQRKEA from the coding sequence TTGAAAGAGAAGGCGGCCAGCTGGGTGATCTCTGAGGAAGACTGGTCACTCCACCGAAAAGGCCATGATGACCAGATGCGGCATCAGGAAAAGGTGAAAGAAGCCATTAAAAACAATTTGCCCGACCTCATCACAGAAGAGAATATCATTATGTCGAATGGCAGAGACGTCGTGAAAATACCGATTCGCTCCTTGGATGAATACCGTATACGTTACAATTCTGAAAAGAATAAACATGTCGGCCAAGGAGATGGCGACAGTCAAGTCGGGGATGTGATCGCTCGTGACGGCTCACAAAAAGGTAATGGTCAGGGAAGCGGTGCTGGAGAAAGCGAAGGGGAAGATTATTATGAAGCGGAAGTATCTCTCCTTGACTTAGAAGAAGCATTATTTAAAGAGTTGGAATTACCGAATTTAGAAGAAAAGGACGAAAAAGAAGAGACGATAGAAGATATTGCTTTTACAGATATTCGCAAAACAGGGTTAATGGGGAATATCGATAAAAAACGGACGATGATGCAAGCGTTTAAGCGTAATGCATTGCAAGGTAAGCCGGCATTTCATCCAATTTATCCAGAGGACCTTCGCTTTAAAACGTGGGATGAGGTTATTAAACCAGATTCGCGAGCAGTTGTATTAGCGATGATGGACGTGAGCGGAAGTATGGGATTGTGGGAAAAATATATGGCGCGCAGCTTTTTCTTTTGGATGACTCGATTTTTACGAACGAAGTATGAAACCGTCGAAATCGTATTTATTGCACACCATACAAAAGCCAAAGTCGTCACCGAAGAGGAGTTTTTCCAACGAGGGGAAAGTGGCGGTACAATTTGCTCTTCCGCATATTTAAAAGCACTTGAGCTGATTGATGACCAATATTCACCTTCTTCCTATAATATTTATCCTTTTCATATATCAGATGGAGATAACTTAACTTCAGATAATCCTCGGTGTGTAAAGCTCGTCAATGAATTAATGAGCGTATCAAATATGTTTGGCTACGGTGAAGTTAATCAGTATCAGCGACATTCGACATTAATGAGCGCGTATCGACACATAGATCATCCGAAATATCGTCATTATATTCTTAAGAGGAAAGCAGATGTATTTTCGGCAATGAAGCATTTTTTTACGAACGAGCAGCAACGTAAAGAGGCCTAA